From Leptolyngbya sp. KIOST-1, one genomic window encodes:
- a CDS encoding site-2 protease family protein yields MNGNLRVGNLFGIPFYVNVSWFLVLALVTWQYGSGLAAAFPALGGSLPWVLGLGTALMLFASVLAHELGHSAAALRQGIGVNSITLFLFGGLAALEKESETPKGAFQVAIAGPLVSFALFGLFFVAGLVLPLSGPLAGIVTLLAYINLALGAFNLIPGLPLDGGNVLKSLVWKITGQPHKGLVFASRVGQVLGWTAIALGVGSVLGISPVGSIWTLLIGLFLLQNANRTAQFGTVQGRLAGLTAKDAMAQDSPVVEVNTSLREFADNALLAAPSAWRKFLVADETGLLVGTVLVDALKQVPREQWADTTVAAIMESAGDIVTVGAEQPLMEVIKTLETRKIQALAVIGNDGSLAGLLEKTSIQALLQRSPQAA; encoded by the coding sequence ATGAATGGCAACTTACGGGTAGGGAATCTGTTTGGCATTCCCTTTTATGTAAATGTGTCCTGGTTTTTGGTGCTGGCCCTGGTGACGTGGCAGTACGGCAGTGGGCTGGCAGCGGCGTTTCCGGCCTTGGGCGGGTCTTTGCCCTGGGTGCTGGGGCTGGGCACAGCGCTGATGCTGTTTGCCTCGGTGCTGGCCCACGAACTGGGCCACAGTGCGGCGGCGCTGCGCCAGGGCATTGGCGTTAACTCCATTACGCTATTTTTGTTCGGCGGTTTGGCGGCGCTAGAGAAAGAGTCCGAGACGCCAAAGGGCGCGTTTCAGGTGGCGATCGCAGGTCCGCTGGTCAGCTTTGCCCTGTTTGGGCTGTTCTTTGTGGCCGGTCTGGTGCTGCCCCTCTCGGGCCCCCTGGCCGGAATCGTAACGCTGCTGGCCTACATCAACCTGGCGTTGGGAGCCTTTAACCTGATTCCCGGCCTGCCGCTGGACGGCGGCAACGTGCTGAAGTCGTTGGTGTGGAAGATCACCGGGCAGCCCCACAAGGGTCTGGTATTCGCCAGCCGCGTGGGTCAGGTCTTGGGCTGGACCGCGATCGCCCTGGGGGTTGGCTCTGTTCTGGGCATCAGCCCCGTGGGCAGCATCTGGACGCTGCTGATTGGCCTGTTTCTGCTGCAAAATGCTAACCGCACGGCCCAGTTTGGTACTGTGCAGGGTCGTCTGGCGGGGCTGACCGCTAAGGATGCCATGGCCCAGGATAGCCCGGTGGTCGAGGTTAATACCTCTCTGCGAGAGTTTGCCGACAATGCGCTGCTAGCGGCCCCTTCGGCCTGGCGCAAGTTCCTGGTGGCCGACGAAACGGGTCTGCTGGTGGGTACCGTACTGGTGGATGCCCTCAAGCAGGTGCCCCGGGAGCAGTGGGCTGACACCACCGTTGCGGCCATTATGGAATCTGCCGGGGACATTGTCACGGTGGGCGCTGAGCAGCCGCTGATGGAGGTGATCAAGACCCTGGAAACTCGCAAGATTCAGGCGCTGGCGGTCATTGGTAATGACGGTTCGCTGGCGGGCCTGCTGGAGAAAACCTCAATTCAGGCGCTGCTCCAGCGATCGCCCCAGGCGGCCTAA
- a CDS encoding ParA family protein yields the protein MEPCDRLAQNNGIAYTDPMIVTVASFKGGVGKTTTAIHLAAFLQGYAETLLIDADPNRSALAWASRGELPFMVVDQWQARDRPVAQGHVVIDTQARPIADDLALLADTCDLLVLPTTPDILSLDALALMVQHLAGLPVAPFRILLTMIPPYPSRAGTEVREMLMTTDLPLFAGGIRRYAAFQKAALAGTAVYDVKDPKAEVGWQDYVAVGKEILAYAMEVEGGA from the coding sequence ATGGAGCCATGCGATCGCCTGGCTCAGAACAACGGCATCGCTTACACCGATCCCATGATTGTCACCGTAGCCAGCTTTAAGGGGGGCGTGGGCAAAACCACCACCGCCATTCACCTGGCGGCCTTTTTGCAGGGCTACGCCGAAACGCTGCTAATCGATGCCGACCCCAATCGGTCGGCGCTGGCCTGGGCCAGTCGCGGCGAGTTGCCCTTCATGGTGGTGGATCAGTGGCAGGCGAGGGATAGGCCTGTCGCCCAGGGTCACGTGGTCATCGACACCCAGGCCCGTCCCATTGCCGACGATTTGGCTCTCCTGGCGGACACCTGCGATCTGCTGGTGCTGCCCACCACCCCCGATATTCTCTCCCTCGATGCCCTGGCGCTGATGGTGCAGCACCTGGCCGGGCTCCCGGTAGCCCCCTTCCGCATTCTGCTGACCATGATTCCGCCCTACCCCAGTCGGGCCGGCACCGAAGTGCGGGAGATGTTGATGACCACCGACCTACCGCTGTTTGCCGGCGGTATTCGCCGCTATGCCGCCTTTCAAAAAGCTGCCCTGGCCGGCACGGCGGTCTACGACGTGAAAGACCCCAAAGCGGAAGTGGGCTGGCAGGACTATGTGGCGGTTGGCAAAGAGATTCTGGCCTACGCCATGGAGGTGGAGGGTGGGGCGTGA
- a CDS encoding EamA family transporter, translating into MTIQEFSLLLVAVLASACGQLFLKLGAVQLGQVTSANALGHILSIATTPALIAGLVAYGIGAVLYILVLTRVELSVAAPAASMIYLASVLIGVTVFQENLSPGRLVGLGLIMGGVVLVASR; encoded by the coding sequence GTGACGATTCAGGAATTTAGTCTGCTGCTAGTGGCGGTGCTGGCCAGCGCCTGTGGCCAGTTGTTCCTCAAGCTGGGGGCGGTGCAGCTGGGCCAGGTGACCAGCGCCAATGCCCTGGGTCACATTCTCAGCATCGCCACAACCCCAGCGCTCATTGCGGGACTGGTGGCCTACGGCATCGGCGCAGTGCTCTACATTCTGGTGCTCACGCGGGTTGAACTCAGCGTTGCGGCCCCAGCCGCCTCAATGATTTATTTGGCCTCCGTTTTAATTGGGGTGACGGTCTTTCAGGAAAATCTGTCCCCCGGTCGCCTGGTGGGGCTGGGGCTGATTATGGGCGGTGTGGTGCTGGTGGCCTCGCGGTAG
- a CDS encoding M48 family metallopeptidase, whose translation MTGKTLLVGLRADQFRHPLDLEATRALKQLPGLDVMVRMALAPLAERFFHLDHLASSVQVSDRQLPDLHQSLVEACQILDLDVPQLYVRQNPVPNAYTFAMRGEQPFIVIHTALVELLTPAETQAVIAHELGHLKCEHSVYLTLANLITLAAGSLPLGEVLAQGLQNQLLEWVRCAEFTCDRAALLVAQDPRIVASLLMKLCGGSPSLVSQLNVDAFIDQARAYDTLSADALGDALKQARTQGLTHPVPVLRAREIDRWASSQDYFALVKSQPDRYNGGSSKGGWRNW comes from the coding sequence ATGACCGGCAAAACTCTTCTGGTTGGGCTACGGGCCGACCAGTTTCGCCATCCCCTCGACCTCGAAGCGACCCGGGCCCTGAAGCAACTGCCGGGGCTGGATGTGATGGTGCGTATGGCTCTGGCCCCCTTGGCGGAGCGGTTTTTTCACCTCGACCATCTGGCCTCCAGCGTGCAGGTGAGCGATCGCCAGCTGCCCGACCTGCACCAGTCCCTGGTTGAAGCCTGCCAAATTCTCGACCTGGACGTCCCCCAGCTCTACGTGCGTCAAAACCCGGTGCCCAACGCCTACACCTTCGCCATGCGCGGCGAGCAGCCCTTTATCGTGATCCACACGGCGCTGGTGGAGCTGCTCACCCCCGCAGAAACCCAGGCGGTAATTGCCCATGAGCTGGGCCACCTCAAGTGTGAGCACAGCGTTTACCTCACCCTGGCCAACCTGATCACCCTGGCGGCGGGCAGTCTGCCCCTGGGCGAAGTCCTGGCCCAGGGGCTGCAAAATCAGCTGCTGGAGTGGGTGCGCTGCGCCGAGTTTACCTGCGATCGCGCCGCCCTGCTGGTGGCCCAGGACCCTCGCATTGTCGCCTCACTGCTGATGAAGCTGTGCGGCGGCTCGCCCTCTTTGGTCAGCCAGCTCAATGTCGATGCCTTTATCGATCAGGCCCGCGCCTACGACACCCTCAGCGCCGATGCCCTAGGCGATGCCCTGAAGCAGGCCCGCACTCAGGGGCTGACCCATCCGGTGCCCGTACTGCGGGCCAGGGAGATCGATCGCTGGGCCAGCAGCCAAGATTACTTTGCTCTGGTGAAAAGCCAGCCAGATCGGTATAATGGTGGTTCATCCAAGGGCGGATGGCGGAATTGGTAG